A single window of Streptomyces globosus DNA harbors:
- a CDS encoding PKD domain-containing protein, translating to MWGDARTARSISFGVNLYQGAPVPHEVTIAWGDGTTHTATVTGGQILYDVRHTYPRPGDYTVTVTATDTVNNVQAVNRLPFTTPGSFFAPHAPTRLLDTRAGIGAARSKVGAYTPVRLKIAGNAKVPAGVTAVVLNVTATNATAGGHVSVYPSGRDRPKTSNVNYTAGQTIPNQVIVPVGKDGYIELYNGGWNAVDLIADVTGYFDRAAADGYTSLNPVRFVDTREGLGAARGQVAGQDTFGVQITGRSGIPAGATAVALNVTVTNPRETGHLTVFPSGQAAPSTSSLNFTAGQTVANSVIVPVGADGKINVRNGAWAGTDVIIDVVGYYGAGSKAAFATWRLGLPAEGGPFRHIDTRGLPPNTWPCFAGGYYALHLNSGNRYDLPIEAYVTNVTVASTTGAGHLSVAPDPNSAHAYQYGYAVKPPRPTTSALNWTAGKDVSNLVQAKTGPYGVIDLWNQSSREVHYIVDWFGEYDAY from the coding sequence ATGTGGGGCGATGCCAGGACCGCCCGCAGCATCTCCTTCGGCGTCAACCTCTACCAAGGGGCGCCCGTCCCCCACGAGGTCACCATCGCCTGGGGCGACGGCACGACGCACACGGCCACCGTCACCGGCGGTCAGATCCTGTACGACGTCAGGCACACCTACCCCCGGCCCGGCGACTACACCGTCACCGTGACGGCCACGGACACCGTGAACAACGTCCAGGCGGTCAACCGGCTCCCGTTCACGACGCCGGGTTCCTTCTTCGCTCCGCACGCTCCCACCCGGCTGCTCGACACCCGGGCCGGTATCGGCGCGGCCCGGTCGAAGGTCGGGGCGTACACGCCGGTCCGGCTGAAGATCGCGGGCAACGCGAAGGTCCCGGCCGGCGTCACCGCGGTCGTCCTCAACGTCACGGCGACCAATGCCACCGCCGGAGGGCACGTCAGTGTCTACCCCTCGGGCAGGGACAGGCCGAAGACCTCGAACGTGAACTACACCGCCGGGCAGACCATCCCGAACCAGGTGATCGTACCCGTCGGCAAGGACGGGTACATCGAGCTGTACAACGGCGGCTGGAACGCCGTGGACCTGATCGCGGACGTGACCGGCTACTTCGACCGTGCGGCCGCCGACGGCTACACCTCGCTGAACCCGGTCCGCTTCGTCGACACCCGCGAAGGCCTCGGCGCGGCGCGCGGGCAGGTCGCCGGACAGGACACCTTCGGGGTCCAGATCACCGGCCGCAGCGGTATCCCTGCCGGCGCGACTGCTGTGGCGCTCAACGTGACTGTCACCAACCCCCGGGAGACGGGCCACCTGACGGTTTTCCCGAGCGGCCAGGCGGCCCCGTCCACCTCCAGCCTGAACTTCACTGCCGGACAGACTGTCGCCAACTCGGTCATCGTCCCCGTCGGCGCCGACGGAAAGATCAACGTCCGCAACGGGGCCTGGGCCGGGACCGACGTGATTATCGACGTCGTCGGCTACTACGGTGCCGGCAGCAAGGCTGCCTTCGCCACGTGGCGGCTCGGCCTCCCGGCGGAAGGCGGCCCGTTCCGTCACATTGACACCAGGGGCCTGCCTCCCAACACCTGGCCCTGTTTCGCCGGCGGTTACTACGCCCTGCACCTGAATTCGGGGAACCGCTACGACCTCCCCATCGAGGCCTACGTCACGAACGTCACCGTCGCCAGCACGACCGGAGCGGGACACCTCTCCGTCGCTCCCGACCCGAACTCGGCCCACGCGTACCAGTACGGGTACGCGGTCAAGCCGCCTCGCCCCACCACCTCCGCGCTGAACTGGACGGCGGGCAAGGACGTCTCCAACCTGGTCCAGGCCAAGACCGGCCCCTACGGCGTCATCGACCTCTGGAACCAGAGCAGCCGGGAGGTCCACTACATCGTCGACTGGTTCGGCGAGTACGACGCCTACTGA